A single region of the Cucumis melo cultivar AY chromosome 3, USDA_Cmelo_AY_1.0, whole genome shotgun sequence genome encodes:
- the LOC103488098 gene encoding dihydrofolate reductase-like: MSSFFPSLSSHQFLSTIPQFHFPTVPIMGSDQKIFTKPRFLCLHGFRTSAAILKKQVGKWPPSVLDQLDLHFLDAPFPAEGKSDVEGIFDPPYFEWFQFSPEFTEYRNFDECLSFIENYMIEHGPFDGFLGFSQGAILSAALPGFQAKGIALTKVPKIKFVIIVSGAKFRSESVAEKAYSTPIGCPSLHFLGEEDFLMPHGKKLLESYIEPTIITHPKGHTIPRLDDKALEVMESFIQRISKMLNETEE; the protein is encoded by the exons ATGTCTTCATTCTTCCCTTCCCTCTCTTCACATCAATTTCTCTCGACAATTCCACAATTTCATTTCCCCACAGTTCCAATCATGGGAAGCGATCAAAAGATCTTCACAAAACCTAGATTTCTTTGCCTCCATGGCTTCCGTACCAGTGCTGCAATTCTCAAGAAGCAGGTCGGAAAATGGCCGCCTTCTGTCCTCGATCAACTCGACCTTCATTTCCTCGACGCTCCGTTTCCCGCCGAAGGAAAGTCCGACGTCGAAGGCATCTTTGATCCTCCTTATTTCGAGTGGTTCCAATTCAGTCCA GAGTTCACGGAATATAGGAATTTCGACGAGTGTCTCTCATTCATTGAGAATTACATGATTGAGCACGGACCATTCGATGGATTCCTCGGTTTCTCACAG GGGGCGATATTATCCGCGGCTCTGCCTGGATTTCAAGCTAAG GGAATTGCTCTGACGAAAGTCCCGAAGATCAAATTCGTAATCATCGTGAGCGGTGCGAAATTCAGATCGGAATCTGTGGCTGAGAAAGCTTACTCGACGCCAATTGGATGCCCATCCCTCCATTTTCTAG GTGAGGAAGACTTCTTAATGCCACATGGGAAGAAGCTTCTGGAATCATATATAGAACCAACAATTATTACTCATCCTAAAGGCCATACAATACCAAGACTAG atgataaaGCTTTGGAGGTTATGGAGAGTTTCATTCAAAGGATTTCAAAGATGTTGAATGAAACCGAAGAATAG